The Papaver somniferum cultivar HN1 chromosome 6, ASM357369v1, whole genome shotgun sequence genome segment aaagaaattaacccAAGCATGGACTATCAAATAATGAGACCAAGAATATTTGTAAAACTATGGGTTACGCTCATAGGTttttaaaaccggtgaagcaacaactcatttctCATTTAATCGATAAATAATAATCAAacattaatttattcaaatcataatagtctttgctcaatttatcaattcaaaATAGCCAATACTCCAAGTGGTTTCtaccataaaccctagttacaaaagcTTAGACaaaaatggctttctcaaaatccataaataaATATAGTAGATATTTATTAGATAATCGAAATGGAATAGGAAAAACGAAAGAACACAAACTCAAACGCAAACCCTTAGCCTCTCGTCGTCGGCCTCCTCCCTGGCTCTGCAGCCGCCTTCCGTCCtccccttttcttcttctctgctgaTCCTTTGTAGTTGTTGCGGAGAAATGGAATTGTGTGTGTGATCTAGCCCATTTCTGCCGAAGGCCCAGTCCAATACCCATAATACTGATTTATCACCAAAGTCCGGCCACTGCCAACCATTTTCCATTCTCTGATCATCTCAATTTCGTCACCCACAAGCGACAATAGGTCAACCACCATGTTAACTGGTCCATCGATCTTCACAGCCTCTTCCCCACTGTCCATGGAACATGAGCCTCTATCGTTCTTATTCAACTTCTTTCCCTGTCCTCCACACTCGATCATAGCACAAACTTCATAGCTTCTGACCACCAATCCAGCCATCACCGAATATCAACACCACTCGAGCACAAAACCTTCCAGCAAACACGCATCGATCTTTCCACTCCCTATATGTTTCCAGACTCGATCCATGAAACAATGGAACCAGCACCCTGAGCTTCTCAACTTCAGTTGAAACATCAACTTCTACTTCCCAGTGTATTGATCCATCACTCCACCAGTTACAACTAGCTCCTCACCTCGCTGCCATCTCAGTCAAAATGCATTTCCACTTCGTGTCCGAAACTGTGTATAGACCAACCACAAAACACTTTCCTTGTTAATCATTCCAGCTCCAGGGCTTTGGTAAGAACCCATGCATACGTCGGCTATTCATGCAATCCATATGAAAATTCCACCACAGCTCCTCTCTTCACCAGCATCTCAAGCAGTGCTGCCAAGTCATTCTCCATCTTCCTGTGTCTTCGTCTCACCAGCTTCAGTCCAAACCAAACCCATTTGCATATAAACGAGACAATAAACAATatatcatcttctctaactcagGTCACGACGccatttatttcggcacaaggcCACCAATTGTACTCAGCTCAAAACCCATCTAATCATCACCTGCATTTGCGAGATTCATACACATGCAGACAACCTTATCTGTATTTGAACCAGCGTCGAAATTTCAATACTCCATACAACAACCAGTCGCATCACCAGCTCTTGGTGCGATCTTCTTAATCACTGTTATTTACGACCAAGTTGTAAAGTACCATCAGTTTTGTCTTCATACTCCCAAAACTCATTGAGCAGTATTAACCCATGCCAAGAGTGGGTAGTACCCATCACATCCTCTAACTGAATCTGTTGATGTTGGCAAAAACAAATTCAGCGACATGCAACTCCATTTCATTCGATGCAACTGATCAACCACCACCAACGAACTGAACCCATTGTTACAGCCATGGATGTACATCCCAAAACAAACCAGCACCACTAATAAACTTGAGAGAACAAAATCCACGCCAAGAACACTCGGCCACCACCAGAAATGGTTGTAACCGCAGCTGCTTGGAGAAGTCCTTGATAAGTGATAAGAAATGAAAATGTTTACAAagacatagatgatgcatttctCAATAATTCATCCAAAATTGCGTGGAGTAAATGGTGCCACATCATTCTTATTTCTCTAGTGGACCTGACGTGTTTAGCAAAATGAAGAGACACATGCATTTGTTCCATTTTCTGGCAGTAAAATGATTGTGGTGCAATTTTAGATGAGTGAACTGACAGCCCACATCCATTAAGCTTCATCTCCATTTGGCGTCGTGAGTATCTTcggtggttgctgatatatagaaacaccaggccaaccacatttggtGAATTTTTTCGCAACCGCCATTTTAGCTCTCATTTAGCGGCTTCTTCTTCGGGCGATCgagttcacttgtactttctacaaaagcactaaaatagtgataTTAGCAAAAATGTCGAgtactagctaatataaatatgggtataaaatatgcTATTTATGTGCTTATCAGTATACTCTTATATTGTGTTTCAAAGATTAAAAGAGGttacttgattctcaagttatcttagattgaataCTAAGCTAACCCTGATCTTTGAAAATTATAAATAGAGCCTCTTTGTCAACTGGGAAATTTAattcctgacactttgtgtcctagttgattctagagccGTCCTCTATCGACCTACGACTAAAACACGTcgttttggggattcgtgaagccatgtccgactatctttaccttgatagttcgtgtgtcctgatcttgtttttctgTTATTGAGGTCTTTGtcaatctctttcaggaaagatagatagtaatcacaaagttctcttcgtctcagactttatgattcctcaagatggatatctaaaaattgatcttagttgatctttcgaagattgttcttgagagatggttaagaatctaggctacTCGTCGAGAGTTGTAATTTCCGAATTTTTCAGGTTTGCTAGCTTTATCTATTGCAAATATATTTCCATACCTTGATCTtttgatctaaatggaaatcaaataggcttatttgttagaaaaagattggtatcaaaagtgttCACTTAGgctaaagcaactcttaggctgtaaaggacgtcagctaagagaatcaagtgcgtagaaccttgcgaaTTTTAAGAgacataaggaacgcaactgcagctgaatcgcttggagggtggattcggtctcaactacattccactccaaagtctgatagtaggcttgtgtctgtagtggcttaatacagtgtggttttcaatctggacgaggttcCGGAGTTTTTCTGATATTGCGatttcctcattaataaaatttctggtgacttgtatttttttcctttctgcatatattgtttatctttataattggatttacacatgtTCATACACATttaatctaagtagatacgtcctcttaattgtaatcgattacaagacttgtttcttgtataattcgtatcttgaaagatagataataagTTTAACCACTTGGAAGAATTACGATTAGATTATTTGGGTACGACTagtttgatcttggatattgatttttgagatcgtccaagtactctgcttaacaatcaggttcacggaccttgtgCATGTACAAGGTACTGATTGAGTATAGGTTAATATTTAAACTCTCTACACATATGGTCAATGATCTTTATGCTTGATATTGTATCAAGTTTTGTCTATATAGGTTTCCGAATGAGAAAGTTGGGTGTACTTGATATCCCATGCGTTTTCAAGAACTGCAAATTGCTTCACTTATTCTTTTCTAAAAACACTTGTAATGCGAAAAGGACAACTTATTAAATATGAACATCCCCATCTAAGTGATCCTACAATTTAACAAACTTTTTCCCACTTATTTTGAAAAAAGAGAGCATAAGTCTTTCAAATATATATCACCTGGATACTAAGAGTCGAGCTTGCACTAACAAAGGACCATGATTTGCAGTTCTATTCCAACAAGAGGTACCAATTGAACCTAAAACTAAAAATCATGACACTAATGAGTTAGATGTGCAATTATTTGCAATTAATTTACATCAAAGATGCTCCTTTTCGGTGCCAAACTTTCAGCAATAATTACTGAGTAAAGCTAATTTCATGTGTTTGGGGCTAAGCACACCCAACCATCCAGCATCTTTAGAAGTACATACTGTCTTCCAATTAACGAAATGAAAGTTAAAACTTTGACCCCTGTAAAAAGTTTCTCATCTTCCTCTCTAAGATTTTAATTACTAAAGTATTGAACAACCTAATATCCAAAAGGAAACTCTAAACCCACTTACCCAACTCAAAATTTGAAGCAACATCAACGCATTTATAAACCTTTCGAACACAACATTCATGCAAACTTTATTTCCGATCCACTTAGTAGCTTCATGAATTAGCAGAGCTTCATCATGCTTAGTATCTCAAGCTTTTGAGAAATTTATCATGGCCTCCAAGTATCTACCTGGTTATCTCTAATACTTAGACCATATCCTGCAATCTTAGTGTTAGTATTGTAATAAATAACAACATTAAAATTCAGTTATGTGGTGCCATTGAAAAATAATGTCATATGAGAGTACCAAATATATGCGATGTCATCTCAAAGACCAATTAGACAGATATCAACCACACTCGCATGAGATCTTTATGGAGCATCACACTATCTCGCCACTCACGAAAATTGAGCTGAGGAACCATAGATGTATGCATATTTTCCTAAAAAGACAAGACATATGTCAGAAGAGACTGATATATGATAAAACATTCATTCAATATATATTTTCTTCATATATGACTGCTTCGAATGGCCTTTTCTAGACGACTAACTGTTAATTTCTTTTAAAGAGCATGAGACAAATCGCGGATGATAATGCTTTCCACGTTTAAGCCCTTGATCCAACAACTCTGAGTGCTTTTTGAAAAAACATAATAATCACACTTCATTTATACCCAATGCATAGGTGTACCGGTTACCCTCACACATGCAATTAGTGACATCTACTACCGTTTTAGGTGtaaaacaaataaaatgaaaataagggTATTTATGGGGGTTTCAGAGATCAAAATCAACTCGCctgaaccaagaaatggttgttcggTCGTCGTTTCAGTCACAAAGAGATGAGATAGGGTTGATACTAGAGAGGAAAATAGAGATCACGATGGTGATGTGATGGTAGATGGTGTCTGTCAAGATCTTATACTTTGGTGTAAAACTGCTACTATAAGAATTTTATGATCTTGCCGAGAGATAGCTAATTATGGAATGTTCCTCCGTGAATAGGTTGAGTAAACTATTTATAGAAGTAGTAGCACACCATTTTCCCGTAAGAAGTGGAAAACATGTTGAACATAATATAATCGAGAAGATATATAAAACGTGGTACATTTGATTCTGCATTGCTGGGAGGACTGATGAGTTAACTAAACATGCTCGTAAATAGAACATCTCTAATAGTTGGATAGGATATCTCATTATTTCATGTTAAACTCCATCATACACGACATTCCTAAGTTAATATAATGTTTTGTTTGCATAAAAAAAGGTATTCCAACTCAGGCAGATTGATTAGGTACTGATGTTATAAGCATCAACCGTAGAGATTGACAATGTTGAAGGTGCAATATGCACTGAGTGAGGCAATGTTGTTCATGTTCCGGGAGTTGGTACCTGCTTGTGCGTAATATTCGATTTATAGTATATGGATCGAactttatttatacaagtcttaagACCATGTGACACCGATAGTTTCTTACAGAATTACTGTACTCGTGACTGGTTcagtcactctatactagcaggtaatATATCCAAGAACTTAATAATTATTCGTGAACGAATGCTGAAAATAATACCACAAGAGCCTATTCTGAATATATATTCTATATAACTAGAACTGGAAAGAAGAAAAACCGGTAGTCTTATAAAACTCAATACAAAAAGTAAATATTGAGCATCGACAAGTGCATTatttatacacataaaatatgaaaAGTTTAGCCGAGTAAAACTCTAATGCATATGTATATGTTCACAGGGAGGCTGCATGAGCAACCTAGAGTGATTACATCCATTTGTTAGATATCTAATTTTCtttgcaaaaaataataattaaatattcAGATTATATGTTTCTGGTACAGGGCCTaacataattttataaatatTTCTGCAACGAGACAGATGTAATTTTACGCTTTTCGTCTTTGATAACATGCGCTTCCAATGACCAGTCTCATTGCAACGGAAACACTTTCCCTTTGCAACACTTTCTCCCTTATCCCTTCTAACACCCAAAGCATTATCTGCACCAGGGGATGCTTTctgaatttttttattaaagtcttcgggcatccaactcaaaaccaattggcaatgagtggagaggccctaatagattataaaaTGCAGGATCTTAAACAACCcaactatgtgggactaataatctcaacacgccccctcacgtgtagcctcggcgggtcttacaaacacgtggacaattaaatcgggtgacgcggaataaaggtgcggtcaactgactcgacacaaatagcctgctctgataccatattaaagtgttcgggaatccaactcaaaaccaattggcaatgagtggagaggcctaatagattataaactgcaggatcttaaacaacccaaccatgtgggactaataatctcaacattttTCCTCTGGATCTTTCGTTTGGGTTTATGCTTAGAATCCTCCGGTAAGTGAACACTTCCAGCTGCCTTTTTGTTGTCCAAAATTCCTTCCACAGTTTGTAATTGGTTAAGTAACTCAGGAAGAGTTAAGACCATCTTATTCATGTTGACATTCAACTTGAAATGTGCAAACGAACTGGGAAGGGAATTGAGAACAGTGTCAACTTTCATATCAGCATTGATAGTTGATCCCAGGGTTTCCAGTTCGTTAAACAGAGACATCATGAGAATGACGTGCTCACCAACTGAAGTTCCTTCTTGCATCTTAGTGTTCATTAGCTTTCTAGTTGCCTCCGTTTTGGCGGGACGACTATGTTCAGAAAACATTTCCTTGAGACCGTTAATGATCTCTGAAGCTTTGTCAAAGCTTTCATACTGATGCTGCAAAACATTGGATATAGATGCCATGATATAGCCCACCATCGATAACTAGATATCAACATTTAAGCTCTGATCCAAAGAATAAATAGAGCGAACGCTTTTTTACAAACATAATTACACTCCGTTTACACTTGATACTTAAATGTATCAGACCGAGATTATGTGGATAATAGTTTGCGTATGTATCCATGAAACTTACACTAGTAATTTGAAGAGCCGATCACAAAGATATTTTCAGAGCACAACGTAAATGATGGCCAAGTAAGAACGATTATAACCTTTTTTAAAGCAAGAAGGACAAAGCTTATTAAGGAAAACAGAATTTTTCCACTAAGAAAGTGCAATAGCTGCGAAGGGAGTTAAATACTTATGATTTCAAGTTGGAGACTTCCAAATGATGAGTCCATTCTCGGTTTGAGGGAGGGAAGAACCATTGCCTGCCATCAAAGGTAAAAAAAGAGTTGAGACCTCTAATTGAACAACACTCTAGATCCTTCTCAAAACCTAAAAGAACCCTCTCCATCATTAGCTCAGATCTAATTTATTTTGGGCTGaattgaaactttttttttttttagatagtTGGTGGTTTAGCTAGGTtaagtttgtttaaggttttgcttcaatcttcattgtttttatggAGATTTTCTACGCGCTCTCATGGCGTTTCTTTGTGGTTTTTATGGAGATTTTTGGTGGAAGTTTTCAAGTATGATAATCGAGATTCAAGACTTTGGGCATATTACTACTATCTTTTTATgataggaattttttttttctagaagaaaaaattctatcaaaatggttggattataaTCCAAAAATCATTCTTTGAATCTTCGGGTTGTTTGATACGCTTGTTGGTATTTGTTACGTCCCTTCATGAAATACTCATTGTTAGTATCTTTTGGATGTGATTTCAACTTTGATCTTGATGTTCTTGAAATCCATTTAATCTCTGTTGGATATTTTTAACATATGTCTGCCACTACAAAAGGGAGGTCGCCTCACCGGCTCTCGGagaaattttttctggttttgaatttCAAACCTAATTCGTTTTTTCAGGATTTTCTAcagacgcgtctcttcccatTAATGGATGCCTTTTGAAAGTGTTTGTTGGAGATGAAGAGACATCTCCAAAAGACATGAAATcctctataaatagtgaaggttTTCTCACAATTCCGTACATCAAAAATCGTTGATTATTTTCTAtctaagcatcatcagaatcttatactgtgtgttcttggttgggtccaGAGAATACAACTCTCGAATCCAACACGTTTTTAGGGCTTCATAGCAATTTTTCATTGATCAATTGTACTCGTCAATTTTTTTAAAAAGGCCaaaataattgctgaaaagagTTGCAAAACCTTGAAGTCAGTTTATAGATTTTTTCATCCTCTGGTACACAATCTCCAACAATCTCTATTTTATCTTAGGATAAAATTTTattaaagaaatcaaaaataaaattaaacaacTAAAAATGGACCATGAAAAAACTTCAAGTCCAAATAACAAAAAGATTTAGTTTCCATGACTGGACTGCAGTAAAGAAGCGTCATCGGGCCGGAAAAATGTGGCGGAAACCGGAAAATACAGGAGATTCAAAGATCGCTAAATTGCAGAGAGACACAAAATATGATATGGAACTAGACTAGAATACACCATTTTatcacgatttataaaggggatgccATTTTTCACGAGAATGATATCAATGtatataaaacaaacaaatccTAGAAGGTCTTGGCTGTTGAATCGATAAATTGGTATCACCCGTCAAAACTTGTATTCCCTTTAAAATTAGGTGGGATGAATTCAGGAGTGTAGACAAAGCTCGTTTACTTTATCCCTAAAAAAACACCACCACTGACTCTGACTTGCCTTATTTTGGGTAAACTAAATAACACGTAATTCAGCCAGTGTTATTACTCCCGTGCTCCCAATGGCAGTTACTTGACTTTGTACATACAGAATGAAATTCATCCTGACAGCAAAAATGAACATCCTCCACTAGCAAAGGGGAATGCAATTGGTTCTCCATATTTAACACATCCGGCACAAGAAAATTAATTGCTTCCAGTTCGTTTAGGTGGTTTGGCAGTAAGTCCATGCTTTTACTATCAAAATTACCCATCGGTAACAATAAATTGGATCCGTACTTTAgcaccaaaaaggaaaagaaatcaCATGGATTTATGACTACCTTCACCCACCGCACAGTGCAGAAAAGTAAAAGCAACAAGAAACAGGGATATTCCTCATTCAACGTATTACCCATTATACCCCCACCACCATTGTCCTCAACAGTCTCCGAATTTACCATCATGGCACTACTCCCTTTTATGGTCAAATGAGAACAAAGCGCTGCTTTAAAATTTACAGTATCAAATACGCTTTGGAAAACCCTTTACCTGTACAAATTAACAAACAAAAACTGTTTCCGATCTCAAATCGGAAAGAGAATGCTTGCCGGAAATGAGGTTATTTGGTAATTAATTTGATAATCAGGGGTAATTTTGAAGGCTCAACTGAAAGTAGTCTGTCCTGTTACTTAACGCCTGTCTGGCAGCGGTACTTGAAGCCAagcaagaaagaaagaagaaagaaagagctCTGTTCTGTGGGTGGCAAACTCAGAGCTTGTGtttgcaaaaaagaaaaatctctcatcAGAAATTCTTTGTTTTGCGCAAAGCAATGTCTGTAACTCACAGATATCAGAAACCTTTTCCAGTTTTGGACCATTTCTAGTTCCTCAAAAAACATTAAAAATCccgagagaaaaaagaagaagaaaacagaaagaGAGGAGATAGTGGATAAACTCATAAACcctagtttgtttgtttgtttttttcaacTGACTGGGCAAAATACAGATCTTCATTTctgaatcatcatcttcttcttcttcactcattACTAGAAACTGATGTTTTCTTCAGTTTAAGGGGAAAAAAAGGCAGTGGTTTCAAGATTTTTGGAAGAAGAAAGGGAAGAGATTTCGATCTTGAAAGATTCTGAAGGATGATAAGTCTTGAATCTTGTGAACAAAGTGtttgatttttagtttatttttgcaAATTTTGCATCTTTTTCAGGTATTGCCTTGAATACTTGTCTGTTCATCTTTTACACCGACAGTTTCTCTCTGTTTTCTACATTTTTTCTGAAGTGAACAATTTCTCATTTTCGAGaagcagaaatttcaatttcctcAATTCCTATAGAGATCTAATTGAAGAGATGAAAGTTGAAGTTTCTGGAAATGTGGAAGAACTAGCACATGAGAAGTTACTGGGGTTTGAAGAAAACTTACCTTTTTTGGTAATTTGTTGATTGAATGTGTAAAAACTGGTCATAATTTGTGTCAATCTCAGAGTTAATGGATCTTTCTTAATTAAGGTCTTAGATTTAGAGAAGGGGGTGAAGATGGCAAGTTGGGAACATTTTGGGGAGTTAGCAAATGTAGCTCAACTCACCGGAGTAGATGCAGTCAGGCTAATTTCGATGATTGTTAAAGCAGCTAGTACAGCTAGAATGCACAAGAAGAATTGTAAGCAATTTGCATTACATCTTAAATTGATTGGGAATTTGTTACAACAACTTAAAATCTCTGAGTTAAAAAGATATCCAGAAACTAGAGAACCATTAGAACAGCTTGAAGATGCATTGAGAAGGTCTTATATTCTTGTGAATAGTTGTCAGGATAAGAGTTATCTTTATCTTTTGGCTATGGGTTGGAATATTGTTTGTCAATTTCGAAAGGCTCAGAGTGAGATTGATCGTTATTTAAAGCTCGTTCCTCTTATTACCCTCGTCGATAATGCACGCTTTAAGGTATTGTCTTAATCTTACATCTTGTCTGCAAATTCTATTATGATTTGATTATGAAATTTTGGTTTGTGTTGTATTTTTTGTTGTGTATGGGTCCACCTGATAATTGCAGTCAAAGGGTGATTTTGTACCCCTTACTGAAGTTGAGCTGCAATTTAACAAGGAATATGATCAGTGTATACCCTACTAGTTGAGAATTAGTAAGCCTTGTTATATCCTGTTTGACTCTGCAAGTGGATCTAGTTTGTCGAAATTATAGACCGCGTGTTATGTTAAATCATTTGAAATTACAGTCTTGAATAACTGATGCAAGTATGAAAGACTGGGTTGCTTGGTTTCTTGTCTTACAACGCCTTTGTGATTAAGCAAATTGAAGTAGGAGGAAGTTGACAAGTTGTAGAGTATAATGATTGTAATGTTTCATTAATTTATATGGTTTTTCCATTTTTGAATTGGCAGGAGAGATTGGAAGATATCGAAAGAGATCAACGTGAGTACACCTTGGATGAAGATGATCAAAAGGTGCAGACTATTATTTTAAAACCAGAGCCTTCAAAGAATGACACAATGGTGCTGAAAAAGACCCTCTCGTGTTCTTATCCGAacatggcttttgagaaagccctGCAAACAGAAACTGAGAAGCTTCAAGTAGAACTCCAACAATCACAGGCTAACTTAGACGTTGGTCAATGTCAAGTAATCCAACGTTTGCTCGAAGTCACAGAATCTGCAGCAAATTCTCAGCCGATGACACCCCTAAAAAAGTCAGTGAAAAAGGATCCAGATCATTCATACATAGACTCTGACAAAGGGCAAACCTATAGTGAAAGCTACGTTGCACCCAGTGACACTCGCAAAGCACCCTCAAGGTTGGCTTCAATTTGGTTATTTTGAATACCGCATGTAGATCATAAATTTATaatgagaagaataaaaattatatGGTAGGTATATGCATTTCGAAGGCACAAAGCCTCTGTGAAAACCTGTTGGAAGTATCCTTGGGTCATTCCAGTCTTATGGGATGACAGAGGCACAAGCTGTTATACTGTGCCGTTGGGCAACAGAATCTATTTTAAATGTTGTTACACCACAGTGGTTTTCTAATCTCATAGTAATGTTGTGCAGAAATAGTTCTTCAGTTTCATCCGGACAAGATCTATTATCAAGAAGAGGATCACAGCGGGATGACGAATGGAGTTCAGATTTACTTGGCTGTTGTGCAGAACCTGCTTTGTGTATGTTACCGTGCAACACCACTTTTGTTTCAAGATATAGAGTTATTCCTATATCTTCTGTTGCAAGTTAGTTTGCTAGGTTTAGATTATGCATGTACTTGTGCCTCTCATGTTCTTCAACTTCTTATGGATTATATTTTCCTATTCCCGGATCTTGATCATCGGTGCATATCTCTTACTACATATGTATGTTTATGTGAATATGAAATTCTGGATTTAATACCCGGTTCTTATTCATCTCT includes the following:
- the LOC113291347 gene encoding uncharacterized protein LOC113291347, which gives rise to MVGYIMASISNVLQHQYESFDKASEIINGLKEMFSEHSRPAKTEATRKLMNTKMQEGTSVGEHVILMMSLFNELETLGSTINADMKVDTVLNSLPSSFAHFKLNVNMNKMVLTLPELLNQLQTVEGILDNKKAAGSVHLPEDSKHKPKRKIQRKNIQLEDVMGTTHSWHGLILLNEFWEYEDKTDGDD
- the LOC113288969 gene encoding protein MID1-COMPLEMENTING ACTIVITY 1-like, with amino-acid sequence MASWEHFGELANVAQLTGVDAVRLISMIVKAASTARMHKKNCKQFALHLKLIGNLLQQLKISELKRYPETREPLEQLEDALRRSYILVNSCQDKSYLYLLAMGWNIVCQFRKAQSEIDRYLKLVPLITLVDNARFKERLEDIERDQREYTLDEDDQKVQTIILKPEPSKNDTMVLKKTLSCSYPNMAFEKALQTETEKLQVELQQSQANLDVGQCQVIQRLLEVTESAANSQPMTPLKKSVKKDPDHSYIDSDKGQTYSESYVAPSDTRKAPSRNSSSVSSGQDLLSRRGSQRDDEWSSDLLGCCAEPALCMKTLFCPCSTFSRINSVVANRHVSPGEACNELMAYSLILACCCYTCCVRRKLRKMLNITGGFCDDFLSHLMCCCCALVQEWREVEMRGIHGPEKTKTSPPPSQYMES